In uncultured Cohaesibacter sp., a genomic segment contains:
- a CDS encoding sugar ABC transporter substrate-binding protein translates to MKSLITHTLAMAGGAFLLASTTIGAFAGDLPIPVPLEEGAQAAMDTIKANPEGKYRVAYMPPATEFNYYLAIGEGIKSVAREKGVETFMLAPQSGADINGQMGMMQDVLTQNVDAVIFSTHDEFAAAPLVKRAVDQGIAVIMVNSDIPKFPTPIHAVVGYSQRNATRKLADYIVPKVADMDIKLGVLEGQPGWHSTERVGGFLDGVKDATNFEVVASVDGKWNVEGGNTAAMDILQSHPEVNMLFGANDYEAIGASYATKAMGRKDVMIVGNDGDTTGLEEIYAGNITASVNTRPFYMGTVAMNVALEALRGAATGGWYEIPTEVVHKDNVLQVLQNPAQLYPAPSKEY, encoded by the coding sequence ATGAAGTCTCTGATCACACATACACTTGCCATGGCTGGAGGTGCCTTTTTGCTGGCCTCGACAACAATCGGGGCCTTTGCGGGCGACCTGCCGATACCGGTGCCTCTGGAGGAAGGGGCGCAGGCGGCGATGGATACGATCAAAGCCAATCCGGAAGGCAAATACCGGGTGGCCTATATGCCACCGGCAACGGAATTCAATTATTATCTGGCGATTGGCGAAGGCATCAAGAGCGTTGCCAGGGAGAAGGGCGTGGAGACATTCATGCTCGCACCGCAATCGGGCGCCGACATCAATGGCCAGATGGGCATGATGCAGGATGTTCTGACCCAGAATGTGGATGCCGTCATCTTCTCCACCCATGATGAATTCGCCGCAGCGCCGCTGGTCAAGCGGGCGGTGGATCAGGGGATCGCGGTGATCATGGTGAATTCGGACATTCCGAAATTCCCGACACCCATTCATGCCGTCGTTGGCTATAGCCAGCGCAACGCCACGCGCAAGCTCGCCGATTATATCGTGCCGAAAGTCGCTGATATGGACATCAAGCTGGGGGTGCTTGAAGGCCAGCCCGGTTGGCACTCGACCGAGCGTGTCGGCGGTTTTCTCGATGGCGTGAAGGATGCCACGAATTTCGAAGTTGTGGCCAGCGTTGACGGCAAATGGAATGTCGAGGGTGGCAACACCGCTGCCATGGACATTTTGCAGTCTCACCCGGAAGTCAACATGCTGTTTGGAGCCAATGACTATGAAGCCATCGGCGCTTCCTATGCCACGAAGGCGATGGGGCGCAAGGATGTGATGATTGTCGGCAATGACGGTGACACGACCGGGCTTGAGGAAATCTATGCCGGAAATATCACCGCTTCGGTCAATACCCGCCCATTCTATATGGGAACCGTTGCGATGAATGTTGCCCTCGAAGCGCTCAGGGGGGCTGCGACGGGCGGTTGGTATGAAATCCCGACCGAAGTCGTTCACAAAGATAACGTGCTACAAGTTCTTCAGAATCCGGCGCAACTCTATCCTGCTCCTTCCAAGGAATACTGA
- a CDS encoding SMP-30/gluconolactonase/LRE family protein, with the protein MQAELVVDCRNQHGEGVVWQHEAELLWWVDIHGKALWQLDPVTGKSRSYSMPKRICCAVPRSNGGWIIAFEQDLVLTDDLESGDFRIIHRYEPHNPGSRFNDGRTDRAGRLVIGGMNEATGAADTSVLRIDADLSVHTLFGGVSCSNSTCFSPAGDVMYFADSPEKTIRAYDYDLQNGRLGDMRELLDMSAEPGIPDGSCVDEEGYVWNAEWEGRRVLRIAPDGTIDRVIDVPVWKPTCCAFGGPELDTLFITTSQLASSQEVLAREPQSGGLFAVRPGVRGVIDSPFAG; encoded by the coding sequence ATGCAGGCAGAGTTGGTCGTTGATTGCAGGAACCAGCATGGCGAAGGTGTTGTTTGGCAACACGAGGCCGAGCTGCTTTGGTGGGTGGATATCCATGGCAAGGCGCTTTGGCAGCTCGATCCTGTTACGGGCAAGAGCAGGAGCTATTCCATGCCGAAGCGTATTTGCTGTGCGGTACCGCGCAGCAACGGGGGATGGATCATCGCTTTCGAGCAGGATCTTGTTCTGACTGACGATCTGGAAAGCGGCGATTTCCGGATCATTCATCGCTATGAACCGCACAATCCCGGATCGCGTTTCAATGATGGTCGCACCGACCGGGCCGGTCGCCTTGTCATTGGTGGCATGAATGAGGCTACCGGTGCCGCTGACACATCGGTGTTGAGAATAGATGCCGATCTCTCCGTCCATACGCTGTTTGGCGGCGTGTCATGCTCCAATTCCACCTGCTTCAGCCCCGCTGGTGATGTCATGTATTTTGCCGATAGTCCCGAAAAGACAATTCGTGCCTATGACTATGATCTGCAAAATGGCCGGCTGGGCGACATGCGAGAGCTGCTCGACATGTCCGCAGAGCCGGGGATACCGGACGGTTCCTGCGTGGATGAGGAGGGCTATGTCTGGAATGCCGAATGGGAGGGGCGTCGCGTCCTTCGCATTGCCCCTGATGGCACTATAGACCGTGTCATTGATGTGCCTGTCTGGAAGCCGACCTGCTGCGCATTTGGCGGGCCCGAGCTCGACACGCTTTTTATCACCACCTCTCAGCTTGCTTCATCCCAAGAGGTTCTGGCGCGCGAGCCACAGTCTGGAGGGCTGTTCGCGGTCAGGCCGGGGGTGCGCGGGGTTATTGATAGCCCCTTTGCCGGCTGA
- a CDS encoding GntR family transcriptional regulator encodes MDQIKRPKLLTELVLNYLRELIVQGDLKLGETISERQLTERLKVSKTPIREAIKHLMVEGLVEADTQKGARVFTLSADEVGKICSFRQILETAALTLALKRAKRELILETSEIVNEMHDAQTQRDFRRYLALDTRFHLTPFKHCDNRFLAETYSRHAGKIEALRTHMATKPMHTNLSMTEHQALLLAFTKDSHREALDMLEAHIDRIRRTYSQEITNAAPARRALLQEC; translated from the coding sequence ATGGACCAGATAAAACGCCCGAAACTTCTGACTGAATTGGTACTTAACTATCTGAGAGAATTGATTGTTCAGGGTGATCTGAAACTGGGTGAGACCATTTCGGAACGCCAGTTGACAGAACGGCTGAAGGTTTCAAAAACGCCGATTCGGGAAGCAATCAAACACCTCATGGTGGAGGGGCTCGTGGAGGCTGACACACAAAAAGGGGCCAGAGTTTTCACCTTGAGTGCCGATGAGGTTGGCAAGATCTGCAGCTTTCGCCAGATCCTTGAAACCGCGGCGCTGACACTGGCATTGAAACGGGCAAAACGGGAATTGATTCTGGAAACATCCGAAATCGTCAACGAGATGCATGACGCGCAAACTCAAAGAGACTTCCGAAGATATCTGGCTCTGGATACCCGCTTCCATCTCACCCCCTTCAAGCATTGCGACAACCGCTTTCTTGCCGAAACCTACAGCAGACATGCCGGCAAGATCGAAGCGCTGCGCACACATATGGCAACCAAACCCATGCATACAAATCTGTCCATGACAGAGCATCAGGCTCTGCTGCTAGCCTTTACAAAGGATTCCCACCGTGAGGCACTCGACATGCTGGAGGCACATATTGACCGGATCCGAAGAACCTACAGCCAGGAAATCACCAACGCAGCCCCTGCCAGAAGGGCGCTCTTGCAAGAATGCTGA
- a CDS encoding TRAP transporter substrate-binding protein has translation MFKKSAIILATTISLALCAGVQAKTVIKLGHGTNEQFHMHRAMVKFKELVETGSNGEMEVELFPNSQMGPDREMIESVQSGILEMAVSPSALYSGWDPAFAIFELPYMYPSKQVALKTMKSETGQAMLARLEKQGLVGLDFLESGLRNITNNVREIKTPDDLKGIKLRTMKVPAHVDAFKALGANPTPMNFGEVYSAMQQGVIDGQENPLSIITSQRFYEVQKYLSLTGHVFTVYVPVISKAFMDGLTAEQQQLIRHSMDKAADYQQTIIAKEEAEQLKTIEDAGVKITRLSPEEMALFTEKTKDVRAKFRDEIGADVYDAWVSAIKAASAE, from the coding sequence TTGTTCAAGAAATCAGCTATCATTCTGGCCACCACCATTTCACTGGCCCTCTGTGCCGGAGTTCAGGCCAAGACAGTCATCAAGCTTGGGCATGGCACAAACGAGCAGTTTCACATGCACAGGGCCATGGTCAAATTCAAGGAGCTGGTCGAAACTGGCTCCAATGGTGAAATGGAAGTTGAACTCTTTCCAAACTCGCAAATGGGCCCGGACCGGGAAATGATCGAGAGCGTGCAAAGCGGCATTCTCGAAATGGCGGTCTCTCCATCTGCGCTCTATTCGGGCTGGGATCCCGCCTTCGCGATTTTCGAATTGCCCTATATGTATCCCTCTAAGCAGGTCGCCCTCAAAACCATGAAGAGCGAAACAGGGCAGGCGATGCTTGCCAGACTGGAGAAGCAGGGTCTGGTCGGGCTTGATTTTCTGGAAAGCGGGCTGCGCAACATCACCAACAATGTCCGCGAAATCAAGACGCCGGACGATCTGAAGGGCATCAAACTGCGCACGATGAAGGTGCCAGCCCATGTGGATGCCTTCAAGGCATTGGGCGCGAATCCGACCCCGATGAATTTCGGCGAGGTCTATTCTGCCATGCAGCAGGGCGTGATCGACGGTCAGGAAAATCCCCTGTCCATCATCACCTCCCAGCGTTTCTACGAAGTGCAGAAATATCTCTCGCTGACCGGCCATGTCTTTACCGTATATGTCCCGGTCATCAGCAAGGCCTTCATGGATGGCCTGACAGCAGAACAGCAACAGCTCATTCGCCACTCGATGGATAAGGCTGCTGACTATCAGCAGACAATCATCGCCAAGGAAGAAGCCGAACAGCTCAAGACCATCGAGGATGCGGGCGTAAAGATCACCAGACTTTCACCCGAAGAGATGGCCCTGTTCACCGAAAAGACAAAAGATGTTCGCGCCAAATTCCGCGATGAAATCGGAGCTGACGTCTATGACGCCTGGGTTTCCGCCATCAAGGCAGCCAGTGCTGAATAG
- a CDS encoding TRAP transporter small permease, translating into MKYFSWLNANLERLLAALLLAWMVLLIAGNVFMRYVLNASLSWGEELTLWTFVWFIWLSVSFAFHTRDHIRITFLRELLPARGAIYIDMLVDMLVLGFFIFLTIECVKLISAPFVASQSSVVLGLPIPILYSSAPVGAMLSSIRILQHLAESIALLKNGPSQEAKS; encoded by the coding sequence ATGAAATATTTCAGTTGGCTCAACGCCAATCTTGAGCGGCTTCTCGCTGCGCTGTTGCTTGCATGGATGGTTCTGCTGATAGCGGGTAATGTTTTCATGCGCTATGTCCTGAACGCTTCCCTCTCCTGGGGGGAAGAGCTGACATTGTGGACCTTCGTCTGGTTCATCTGGCTGTCAGTCAGCTTTGCCTTCCACACGCGCGATCATATCCGCATCACCTTCCTCAGGGAACTGCTGCCCGCCCGCGGGGCAATCTATATCGACATGCTTGTCGATATGCTGGTGCTCGGCTTTTTCATTTTCCTGACCATCGAATGCGTCAAGCTCATATCCGCTCCCTTTGTCGCCTCCCAGTCATCCGTGGTGTTGGGATTGCCAATTCCCATTCTCTATTCTTCGGCCCCGGTCGGAGCCATGCTGTCATCCATTCGCATTCTCCAGCATCTGGCAGAATCGATCGCGCTGTTGAAAAACGGACCTTCTCAGGAGGCCAAGTCATGA
- a CDS encoding TRAP transporter large permease, whose product MIATTLFICLLVLLLLSVPIGICLGLATMLVMYFVDGAPPLVLLARSVVTGADSFPLIAVPLFILAGDLMQYGGMSRRIVAFSSSLVGHIRAGLAYVNVLACVFFAAISGSAPATVAAIGSNLIPEMEKVGYKRSFSGALTASAGMIGVMIPPSIPFIIYGVTAEVSIGKLFLAGVVPGILFALVFMATARFLLRNETSISQSTATFSPKKVASSFRDAIWSLMVPVIILGGIYSGIFTPTEAGAVAVLYAAIVGIFVYRDISLADLVMVLATSAKTSGTILILVIMATAFGRLITIAQVPSDLARALTAFSSNPFVILLLINIVLLLIGMFMETISSIIIMTPILLPVVTAVGVDPIVFGVIITVNLAIGFCTPPLGVNLFVASSISKISIEKLSKTILPFFAGMIILLMLVTYIPAISLALPSLW is encoded by the coding sequence ATGATTGCCACGACCCTCTTCATTTGTCTTCTCGTGCTTCTCCTGCTCAGCGTTCCAATTGGCATCTGCCTTGGGCTTGCAACGATGCTGGTCATGTATTTTGTCGATGGCGCCCCACCGCTGGTTCTGCTTGCCCGCTCGGTGGTGACCGGAGCGGATTCCTTTCCCCTGATTGCCGTTCCCCTGTTCATTCTTGCCGGAGACCTGATGCAATATGGCGGCATGTCACGCAGGATTGTCGCCTTCTCCAGCTCGCTGGTCGGCCATATCCGCGCCGGGTTGGCCTATGTGAATGTTCTGGCTTGTGTCTTCTTCGCAGCCATTTCCGGCTCGGCGCCGGCAACGGTGGCCGCCATCGGGTCAAATCTCATTCCGGAGATGGAAAAAGTCGGATACAAGCGCTCTTTCAGCGGCGCACTGACCGCCTCGGCAGGCATGATCGGTGTCATGATTCCTCCCTCCATTCCCTTCATCATCTATGGGGTAACCGCCGAGGTTTCCATCGGCAAACTCTTTCTGGCCGGTGTCGTGCCGGGCATATTGTTCGCACTGGTTTTCATGGCCACCGCACGCTTTCTGCTCAGAAACGAGACATCGATCAGCCAGTCCACCGCCACCTTCTCGCCAAAGAAGGTCGCAAGCAGTTTCCGCGATGCAATCTGGTCGCTTATGGTACCGGTCATCATTCTGGGCGGCATCTATAGCGGCATCTTCACACCAACCGAGGCAGGCGCGGTCGCCGTGCTCTACGCCGCCATTGTCGGAATTTTCGTTTACCGCGACATCAGCCTTGCCGACCTTGTCATGGTGCTCGCAACCAGCGCCAAGACCAGCGGTACCATTCTGATTCTGGTCATCATGGCAACGGCCTTCGGGCGCTTGATAACCATCGCGCAAGTGCCTTCTGACCTTGCCCGGGCGCTGACCGCATTCTCGAGCAATCCATTTGTCATCCTGCTGCTGATCAATATCGTACTGCTGCTGATTGGCATGTTCATGGAGACCATATCGTCCATCATCATCATGACCCCGATATTGCTGCCCGTCGTGACCGCGGTCGGGGTTGACCCCATCGTCTTTGGCGTGATCATCACCGTCAATCTGGCAATCGGCTTCTGCACCCCGCCTCTTGGCGTCAATCTGTTTGTGGCCAGTTCGATTTCAAAGATTTCGATCGAAAAACTGAGCAAGACAATCCTGCCCTTCTTCGCTGGCATGATCATCTTGCTGATGCTGGTGACCTATATTCCGGCCATTTCCCTCGCCCTACCCTCGCTTTGGTGA
- a CDS encoding GntR family transcriptional regulator, with amino-acid sequence MTEAIQEIERPPSLADIATEKLRSAIMNGEFELGEALSEKKLADRFNISKTPIRHALAQMKTEGLVAVYPQRGTFVFTLSGMDLVQFSEHRIILEREALSLSFERNHSALVAKLEKIWNQMQKANDAENIRKYLELDTRFHRCFFDLCENFYLSESYSLIEAKIAAIRTHLGRNRLQTDKSYKEHKEMLEALRSRDLALCQEILKYHIGRYLRTYSQDVEDIAKP; translated from the coding sequence ATGACAGAAGCTATACAAGAGATTGAACGACCACCCTCGCTTGCCGATATCGCGACAGAGAAGTTGCGCTCGGCAATCATGAATGGAGAGTTCGAATTAGGAGAAGCGCTTTCGGAGAAGAAGCTGGCTGATCGCTTCAATATTTCCAAAACGCCTATTCGTCATGCCTTGGCGCAGATGAAAACCGAAGGCCTTGTTGCGGTTTATCCTCAAAGGGGCACTTTCGTTTTCACATTGAGCGGCATGGATCTCGTGCAATTTTCAGAGCATCGCATCATTCTGGAAAGGGAGGCATTGTCGCTGTCTTTCGAGCGCAATCACTCCGCGCTGGTCGCAAAGCTCGAGAAAATCTGGAATCAGATGCAAAAAGCCAATGACGCGGAGAATATTCGAAAATATCTAGAACTGGATACCCGGTTTCACCGCTGCTTTTTCGATCTTTGCGAGAATTTCTATCTGTCGGAAAGCTATTCCCTGATCGAGGCCAAGATAGCTGCAATCCGCACCCATCTGGGGCGCAACAGGCTTCAGACCGATAAATCCTACAAAGAGCACAAGGAGATGCTGGAAGCGCTGCGCAGCCGGGATCTTGCGCTCTGTCAGGAAATTCTGAAATATCATATCGGGCGCTATTTGCGCACCTATAGTCAGGATGTCGAGGATATTGCCAAACCTTGA
- a CDS encoding FadR/GntR family transcriptional regulator yields the protein MRKSLTDEVTESMMEQIYSGQIGVGQKLPTGAQLASEYDVSLTVIREAISRLQSEGLVTSRQGAGVFVAESMVRRPFRINPNDGQISISRIFELRTGVEIEAAGLAASRATKKDLTAISRSLKAMEEAIETGTDAVAEDLEFHRAVAAATKNPLFNDFLGFLEGHIRGSIETSRRISDQQEVVLALAEHRRIYEAIEAGDVAKSQEAMKAHMYNCLVRCEE from the coding sequence ATGCGAAAAAGCCTGACTGATGAAGTCACTGAATCGATGATGGAGCAGATCTATTCCGGCCAGATCGGTGTCGGTCAGAAACTTCCCACCGGAGCGCAGCTGGCTTCGGAATATGACGTCAGCCTGACTGTTATCCGGGAGGCGATCTCCAGATTGCAATCCGAAGGCCTTGTTACATCGAGGCAGGGGGCGGGCGTTTTCGTCGCCGAGTCGATGGTTCGGCGGCCCTTTCGAATCAATCCCAATGACGGGCAGATTTCCATTTCACGCATTTTTGAATTGCGGACCGGCGTTGAAATCGAGGCGGCGGGATTGGCGGCAAGTCGCGCGACCAAAAAGGATCTGACGGCAATTTCTCGCAGTCTGAAGGCAATGGAAGAGGCCATCGAGACGGGAACGGATGCCGTGGCGGAGGATCTCGAATTTCATCGCGCCGTGGCTGCTGCCACCAAAAATCCGCTCTTCAATGATTTTCTGGGATTTCTGGAAGGGCATATTCGGGGGTCTATCGAGACCTCGCGGCGCATAAGCGATCAACAGGAGGTCGTGCTGGCCCTTGCCGAGCATCGGCGCATTTATGAAGCCATTGAGGCGGGCGATGTCGCCAAATCTCAGGAGGCCATGAAGGCGCATATGTATAATTGTCTGGTGCGCTGCGAAGAATAG
- a CDS encoding dihydrodipicolinate synthase family protein: MSKKYIGSIPPIITPIDEKENVDEEALRQLVDRCIDTGQHGLFVAGSNGECLALTQKERNRAISIVLDQTNGRVPVMSGVMDASTRRVIDNIKALEQMGGTCAVITPVFYARHATQDETVRHFEEIARHTDMDLMIYNIPPFTGQTIKPKTIFRIAEIDNVVGYKDTTSSFIDFQTCVEHFKGTDFALLQGSTLLSAASMLIGADGFIPSMAPLFPEPFVKCYEYGRAGDIERTMKCHALIEEICGIFPLAKSQTASTKFAISRLGFLNKRVCQPTEPTTPEQEAAIIAAIETIEEKIAALD; this comes from the coding sequence ATGAGCAAGAAATATATTGGCAGCATTCCGCCGATTATCACGCCAATTGACGAAAAGGAAAATGTCGATGAGGAGGCGCTGCGTCAACTGGTTGACCGCTGCATCGACACCGGCCAGCATGGGCTTTTCGTTGCCGGTTCAAATGGCGAATGCCTTGCACTGACCCAGAAGGAACGTAATCGGGCGATCAGCATCGTGCTTGATCAGACCAATGGCCGCGTCCCCGTCATGAGCGGTGTCATGGATGCAAGCACCCGTCGCGTCATCGACAATATCAAGGCGCTGGAACAGATGGGCGGCACCTGCGCGGTCATCACTCCGGTCTTTTATGCCCGCCATGCGACGCAGGACGAAACCGTCAGGCATTTTGAAGAAATCGCTCGTCACACCGACATGGATCTGATGATCTATAATATTCCCCCCTTCACCGGACAGACGATCAAGCCGAAAACCATTTTCCGGATTGCCGAGATCGACAATGTTGTCGGCTACAAGGACACGACCAGTTCCTTCATCGATTTCCAGACATGTGTCGAGCATTTCAAGGGGACCGACTTCGCCCTGCTGCAAGGCTCAACCCTTCTATCCGCAGCCAGCATGCTGATTGGTGCCGATGGCTTCATCCCGTCCATGGCCCCGCTATTCCCCGAACCCTTTGTCAAATGCTATGAATATGGCCGCGCTGGCGACATTGAACGGACCATGAAATGCCATGCCCTCATCGAGGAAATCTGCGGCATCTTCCCCCTGGCCAAAAGCCAGACCGCCTCAACCAAATTCGCCATCAGCCGTCTCGGCTTCCTGAACAAGCGCGTCTGTCAGCCCACCGAGCCAACCACGCCCGAACAGGAAGCGGCAATTATCGCGGCGATTGAAACAATCGAAGAAAAGATTGCTGCGCTGGACTAA
- a CDS encoding hydroxyacid dehydrogenase: protein MNTVLLSHPLYQDGMDALDGKVEIKIAHNGDSDVILSQLQQADGFILRIGKIDRKAIEACPDLKVIARPGVGVDNVDVEAATENGIPVVIAPLANSRSVAEHALALMLSISKNLPESDAETRKGNFAIREKYATTELSGLTAGIVGFGNIAQIFASFCSALGMQVLIYDPYISESKVVAAGYRKACDLDELLTGADVVSLHVPSTPETKNMINTETLERMKPTALLVNTARGDLIDEMALHDALSTGKIKAAGVDVLHAEPMPAGHPLFELPNFQVSPHLAAQTPQATAKAVVMAAEGTLAILRGERWPNVVNPAAYDHPRWK from the coding sequence ATGAACACGGTACTCTTGTCACATCCCCTGTATCAGGATGGCATGGATGCCCTTGATGGCAAGGTCGAGATCAAAATCGCCCATAACGGGGATAGCGATGTCATTCTATCCCAATTGCAACAGGCCGACGGATTTATCCTGCGCATTGGCAAGATAGATCGCAAGGCCATTGAAGCCTGCCCGGATTTGAAAGTCATTGCCCGCCCCGGCGTTGGCGTTGACAATGTGGATGTCGAGGCTGCGACAGAGAATGGCATTCCAGTCGTCATCGCTCCGCTGGCCAATTCGCGCTCGGTTGCCGAACATGCTCTGGCGCTGATGCTTTCCATCAGCAAAAATCTGCCCGAAAGCGATGCGGAAACCCGCAAAGGCAATTTTGCCATCCGCGAAAAATATGCAACCACCGAACTGTCCGGCCTGACCGCCGGGATTGTCGGGTTTGGCAATATTGCTCAGATCTTTGCCAGCTTCTGTTCCGCTCTGGGCATGCAGGTGCTGATCTACGACCCCTATATTTCTGAATCAAAAGTCGTGGCTGCGGGTTATCGCAAAGCATGCGATCTTGATGAATTGCTGACAGGCGCAGATGTCGTCTCGCTTCATGTTCCCTCCACCCCGGAGACCAAGAATATGATCAATACCGAAACGCTCGAACGAATGAAACCGACGGCCCTTCTGGTCAATACGGCCCGTGGTGACCTGATAGACGAAATGGCGCTGCATGATGCCCTCTCGACAGGCAAGATCAAGGCGGCTGGCGTTGACGTCTTGCATGCAGAACCCATGCCCGCAGGCCACCCGCTGTTCGAGCTGCCCAATTTTCAGGTTTCACCCCATCTGGCCGCCCAGACCCCGCAGGCAACGGCCAAGGCCGTTGTGATGGCAGCCGAGGGCACTCTGGCAATCTTGCGCGGAGAGCGCTGGCCCAATGTGGTCAATCCTGCCGCATATGACCATCCAAGATGGAAGTGA
- the otnK gene encoding 3-oxo-tetronate kinase, translating to MLLGCIGDDFTGSSDLGNTLSRQGMRVAQYCGIPTRPASTNVDAGIVALKTRTIPVEAAVRQSLAALEWLIEQGCEQFFFKYCSTFDSTPQGNIGPVIDALMQRLEAPLAIVCPAFPGTGRKLFQGHLFVGDRLLSESGMQNHPLTPMTDPDIRRWLAPQTRNRVGHIAYETVRQGGDAIRRALEENIANQTPVVVIDAILDEDLFEIATGLSKNMLVTGGSGIALGLPGQFNRQLTLASDQEDWRGDPGPAAVLAGSCSGMTLRQIEAYKAKNPATSISPEDIMSSRLTPASLADWCGSLGEGVSPLVYTSADPSAVTNAQKQFGRDAVASAIEDFFAELARQLVSKGVRRLVIAGGETSGAVVEGLALEELHVGPQIAPGVPALKAEDKSLWIALKSGNFGQETFFEEALSILAGGKS from the coding sequence ATGTTGCTTGGATGCATCGGCGATGATTTCACAGGATCCTCGGATCTTGGAAACACACTATCGAGACAGGGAATGAGGGTTGCGCAATATTGCGGCATACCCACCAGACCTGCGAGCACAAACGTGGATGCAGGCATCGTGGCCCTCAAGACCCGAACCATCCCCGTGGAGGCTGCCGTAAGGCAGTCTCTGGCAGCTCTGGAATGGTTGATTGAACAGGGCTGCGAGCAGTTTTTCTTCAAATATTGCTCGACATTCGATTCAACCCCGCAAGGCAATATCGGCCCAGTCATCGATGCATTGATGCAGCGACTGGAAGCGCCATTGGCCATCGTCTGTCCGGCCTTTCCCGGCACTGGCCGCAAACTGTTTCAGGGGCATCTGTTTGTCGGTGACAGGCTGCTTTCCGAAAGCGGCATGCAGAACCATCCCCTGACCCCGATGACGGATCCGGACATTCGCCGCTGGCTGGCCCCTCAGACCAGAAACAGGGTCGGCCATATTGCCTATGAAACCGTCCGGCAGGGGGGAGACGCAATCAGGAGGGCACTGGAAGAAAATATCGCCAACCAGACCCCTGTGGTCGTTATAGATGCGATTCTGGATGAAGATCTTTTTGAAATCGCCACCGGTCTTTCAAAAAATATGCTGGTAACCGGGGGATCGGGTATCGCTCTGGGACTGCCGGGCCAATTCAACAGGCAACTGACCCTTGCCAGCGATCAGGAAGACTGGCGCGGAGACCCGGGGCCTGCGGCGGTGCTTGCAGGTTCATGCTCGGGTATGACCCTCCGCCAGATCGAGGCCTATAAGGCGAAAAACCCGGCAACAAGCATCTCTCCCGAAGATATCATGTCTTCCCGGCTGACACCGGCCAGCCTTGCGGACTGGTGCGGCAGCCTCGGTGAAGGCGTGTCTCCCCTTGTCTACACCTCAGCGGACCCTTCTGCCGTGACCAACGCTCAGAAGCAATTTGGTCGCGACGCGGTCGCCAGCGCAATCGAAGACTTCTTTGCCGAACTGGCACGACAGCTGGTCAGCAAAGGCGTGCGCAGGCTGGTCATCGCCGGAGGAGAAACATCGGGAGCCGTTGTCGAGGGGCTGGCGCTTGAGGAACTGCATGTCGGCCCGCAAATCGCGCCCGGCGTGCCAGCGCTCAAGGCCGAAGACAAATCCCTGTGGATCGCTCTCAAGTCCGGCAATTTCGGTCAGGAAACCTTTTTCGAGGAAGCCCTCTCCATTTTGGCAGGAGGCAAATCATGA
- a CDS encoding aldolase: MNEVSQLRESICALARSLFERGLTHGGTGNISARLADGGLLVTPSGSSLGRLDPARLSHISADGVLVAGDKPTKEMPMHQAFYDTRPQTNAVVHLHSCYSVALSTLPVADPDNMLVPLTPYCIMQLGKVKLLPYFLPGAPEIGEAIRALEGKYAAVMLANHGPVVTGKSLDAAVNAAEELEASAKLAVLTRGLNPTQLTSSQIKTIVNSFEVDW, from the coding sequence ATGAATGAGGTGTCCCAATTGCGCGAAAGCATCTGCGCTCTTGCCCGTTCGCTTTTTGAGCGCGGATTGACCCATGGGGGAACGGGGAATATTTCCGCGCGCCTTGCGGATGGCGGATTGCTTGTAACCCCGAGCGGATCATCCCTTGGCCGGCTGGATCCGGCAAGGCTCAGCCATATCAGCGCTGATGGAGTGCTTGTCGCAGGCGACAAGCCGACCAAGGAAATGCCGATGCATCAGGCCTTCTATGACACACGCCCGCAGACAAATGCCGTTGTCCATCTGCATTCATGCTACTCCGTGGCGCTCTCCACATTGCCGGTCGCCGATCCGGACAATATGCTTGTGCCATTGACCCCCTACTGCATCATGCAATTGGGAAAGGTGAAGCTGCTGCCCTATTTCCTTCCGGGAGCTCCGGAAATTGGCGAGGCAATTCGCGCGCTGGAGGGCAAATATGCAGCCGTCATGCTGGCCAACCACGGCCCCGTTGTCACCGGCAAATCCCTCGATGCGGCGGTCAATGCCGCCGAGGAACTCGAAGCATCAGCGAAACTGGCCGTGCTTACCCGCGGCCTCAATCCGACACAGCTGACCTCTTCGCAAATCAAGACGATCGTCAACAGCTTTGAAGTGGATTGGTAG